The genomic stretch TTATATTGTCAGGATGAGCGAACACATCCTGAAAAGACATAATAAGAGTCTCCTGTTATACCATATTGTATGTCCTGCAAAATACAGGAGAAAGGTATTTACA from bacterium encodes the following:
- a CDS encoding IS200/IS605 family transposase; translation: MSEHILKRHNKSLLLYHIVCPAKYRRKVFT